Within the Gracilinema caldarium DSM 7334 genome, the region TCTCAATATCCTTTTTGCTATCGGTGGCGATGGCACCCAGCGGGGGGCGCTGGATATTGCCAATGAAATTACCCGGCGGGGCTTAAAAATTGCCGTGGTTGGGATTCCCAAGACGGTAGATAATGACTTTTCATTTATCGATAAGTCCTTTGGGTTTGATACGGCGGTGGTAAAGGCGGTCGAAGCGGTGACGGCGGCCCACATGGAGGCCCATTCCCAGATTAACGGTATTGGTCTAGTAAAGCTCATGGGACGGGAATCGGGCTTTATTGCAGCCCATACGGCCCTAGCGAGCCATGAAGTGAATTTTGTGCTTATTCCCGAAGTCCCCTTTGATATCGAAGGGCCGAACGGGCTCCTTGCTCACCTGGAAAAACGGCTGGAAAAACGTAAACATGCGGTTATTATAGTAGCCGAAGGGGCAATGCAGGATCAGCTCGTAAAGGACTCAAAGACCGACGCATCGGGAAACCTGAAATTTGCCGATGTGGGTATATATCTCCGGGATAAGATTCAGGCCTATTTTGACGCTAAGGGTATGGAAATAAATCTTAAATATATAGATCCCAGCTATACCATCCGGGCGTCCCCGGCGGAGCCTGTCGATTCAATTTACTGTGAACGGCTTGGCAATGCGGCGGTTCATGCAGCTATGGCGGGGAAAACCAAGGTGCTTATCGGGCTTGTGAATAATGAATTTGTTCATCTGCCCACCAAGGTAGCGGTCTCCCGACGGAACCATGTGGATCCTGAAGGCAGTCTCTGGCGGGATACCTTGGAAGCAACCCATCAACCTATTCTGATGGTAAACAGTAAGACCTTAAGTGATGCTCTTGGTGTAAAACCGGCAAAGGAATCCTAATGAGACTGATAGATACCAAGGAAGATGTGTTACTTCTCGAATTAGGCGGTGTGGATGCAGATTTATCTGACGAGGATATTGAAGTGTCCTTTTCAGAGGCCTTACAACAGGCACTGGCACGGGTACATTCAGGTCCGGTGGCGCTCCTTCCCCCGGACGGGACCAGGTTCCATTCCCGGGCAGGCTACCTGACCGACATAGCAAGCCGCATACTCACCAGGTGGTCCTCGGGGGACCGGCTTGGCATGGTTATGCCTGCCCTGGGTACCCATATGCCCATGACTGAGGGAGAGCTAGCCCGGATGTTTCCCGGTACGCCTCTGCAGAAGTTTCGCAGCCATGATTGGAGGCGGGATGTACTCACCCTGGGGCGCCTGGAAGCTGATTGGGTTGAACAGGCTGCTGAGGGGGCAGTTCGTTTTGATTGGCCGGTGCAGGTTAACAAGGCCCTCTTGGAAAATGACTATTCTCTTATTGTTTCCCTTGGCCAGGTGGTTCCCCACGAAGTTATTGGGATGGCAAACCATTTAAAAAACCTCTTTGTGGGAACCGGCGGCAAGGAGGCTATCGATAAAAGCCACTTTACCGGTGCAGCCTATGGCATGGAGCGGA harbors:
- a CDS encoding ATP-dependent 6-phosphofructokinase; amino-acid sequence: MSDDFDFTVEDLGKRTIESPISLSRISGDFIANYVSDEEFVRYRSEVKLGDQPKVERKMVFEKAGPREKIYFSPNHVHAGIVTCGGLCPGLNDVIRAIVRALWYLYGVRRISGIKYGYKGFLPEYGFDIKPLDPDIVDDIHKIGGTILGTARGGGKQVTEIVDAIERLNLNILFAIGGDGTQRGALDIANEITRRGLKIAVVGIPKTVDNDFSFIDKSFGFDTAVVKAVEAVTAAHMEAHSQINGIGLVKLMGRESGFIAAHTALASHEVNFVLIPEVPFDIEGPNGLLAHLEKRLEKRKHAVIIVAEGAMQDQLVKDSKTDASGNLKFADVGIYLRDKIQAYFDAKGMEINLKYIDPSYTIRASPAEPVDSIYCERLGNAAVHAAMAGKTKVLIGLVNNEFVHLPTKVAVSRRNHVDPEGSLWRDTLEATHQPILMVNSKTLSDALGVKPAKES